One region of Rubripirellula tenax genomic DNA includes:
- a CDS encoding S26 family signal peptidase, giving the protein MLDHARTIRRAIIGAILLAIGIVVHWTLSAPKPDIFRITGASMAPTMMGETRQARCQPCGLDWPVDAAMADYGVCWHCGEPVKADEPKAGDRVEVRAIDEIRTGDLVAFHRDDLASVKRIVGVPGATIGLRGLELRVNDRAIRSEARLPVDLDDHRAVSRWRPTIRSEDRHWSLDARDATWIVYHHASVHDQNRPSPVWDDYPVNLGLSRPLESVQNLELCCDVIDASTDAVLRVLQYGDSGICFADVMLRAGEKVYISADQLFSGKLHELAPETPIAFRIQSGSAAVAGLSIYRSVLYRLRRRDDRSRYPIALGDGQYFVLGDNVPISIDSRDHGPIPESKIIGKVVVLPSSP; this is encoded by the coding sequence TTGTTAGATCACGCCAGAACCATACGTCGAGCCATTATTGGTGCAATCCTGTTGGCGATCGGTATCGTCGTGCATTGGACGCTGTCGGCCCCGAAACCGGATATCTTTCGTATCACAGGTGCCTCGATGGCACCCACGATGATGGGGGAAACACGCCAAGCTCGGTGCCAGCCATGCGGACTGGATTGGCCGGTCGACGCAGCGATGGCCGACTACGGCGTGTGCTGGCACTGTGGCGAGCCGGTGAAAGCCGACGAGCCGAAGGCGGGTGACCGCGTCGAGGTGCGGGCGATTGATGAGATTCGCACCGGTGACCTCGTCGCCTTTCATCGCGACGATCTTGCCAGCGTCAAACGCATCGTCGGTGTTCCCGGAGCCACTATTGGACTTCGCGGATTAGAATTGCGGGTGAATGATCGGGCGATTCGAAGCGAGGCTCGATTACCGGTTGACTTGGACGATCATCGTGCGGTGTCGCGATGGCGTCCGACCATTCGATCCGAGGATCGACATTGGAGCTTGGATGCTCGCGACGCGACATGGATCGTTTATCACCACGCAAGCGTGCACGACCAAAACCGCCCCAGTCCCGTGTGGGACGACTATCCGGTCAACCTGGGCCTGTCTCGTCCACTTGAATCGGTTCAAAATCTTGAACTCTGCTGCGACGTGATCGACGCTTCGACGGATGCCGTGTTGCGAGTGCTTCAGTACGGCGACTCAGGAATCTGCTTCGCGGACGTGATGCTTCGTGCGGGTGAGAAGGTTTATATCTCGGCGGACCAACTGTTCTCCGGCAAGCTACATGAGCTTGCACCGGAGACGCCCATCGCCTTCCGCATCCAGTCTGGTTCCGCCGCCGTAGCCGGTTTGTCGATCTACCGATCGGTGTTGTACCGACTTCGGCGGCGTGACGACCGCAGCCGATATCCGATCGCCCTCGGCGACGGGCAATACTTTGTCCTTGGCGACAACGTACCCATTTCGATCGACAGCCGCGATCATGGCCCGATCCCCGAGTCTAAAATCATCGGCAAAGTGGTCGTGCTGCCGTCCTCGCCTTAG
- a CDS encoding DUF3592 domain-containing protein: MQRSVGLIFFGVFAIAGLGLGVVTLGGLARWFGGLGWQSVPATAEVLRIDEDRDSEGTSYRIECRYRYQFGAQEFVSDRVSFFDVGSSSDTYARTLHRELYAANEAGTMTCLVNPSDPSQAVLDGRIQSAMLGFTLLFLMSHGSVGVAGLAYLWATVPPRLDDGRYRLVSDHAGKRSSSIAMLGLHSVSLAMAVTIAISGIGAGQWGAIVPMVLAAVSAVVVYFCWRYVFEKQPSIGRLWLPDQDGKTMGLRLPWSAAEPIDLEIRWVLPPRDSEQTGVENIESPGESVQGRVLDQRIEFDASAPPSQWWDKAASESPTKVKLEMVGTIAGRGYQDSFTLTGDALAAVRPSPT, encoded by the coding sequence ATGCAACGTAGCGTTGGTTTAATTTTCTTTGGCGTCTTTGCGATTGCCGGACTGGGACTTGGTGTTGTCACGCTTGGCGGGCTGGCCCGTTGGTTCGGTGGGCTGGGTTGGCAGTCCGTGCCAGCGACCGCCGAGGTGTTGCGGATCGACGAAGACCGTGATTCCGAGGGAACGTCCTATCGGATCGAGTGTCGCTATCGGTATCAGTTTGGTGCACAGGAATTCGTGAGCGATCGAGTCAGCTTCTTTGACGTCGGTTCGTCCAGCGACACCTACGCAAGAACATTGCATCGTGAACTGTACGCTGCCAATGAGGCCGGCACGATGACTTGCTTGGTCAATCCCAGCGATCCGTCGCAAGCGGTTCTTGATGGTCGGATTCAATCGGCGATGCTCGGTTTTACGCTCTTGTTTTTGATGTCGCACGGCAGCGTCGGTGTTGCCGGACTGGCGTATTTGTGGGCGACTGTACCACCGCGCCTGGACGATGGGCGTTATCGGTTGGTTTCCGATCACGCGGGCAAACGCTCGTCGTCGATCGCGATGCTGGGTCTGCACAGTGTTTCGTTGGCCATGGCCGTCACGATCGCGATTTCGGGAATTGGGGCTGGGCAATGGGGCGCGATCGTGCCGATGGTTTTGGCGGCGGTTTCCGCCGTGGTTGTCTACTTTTGCTGGCGATACGTTTTCGAAAAGCAGCCTTCGATCGGCCGGCTTTGGTTGCCCGACCAGGACGGAAAAACCATGGGTTTGAGATTGCCGTGGTCGGCTGCGGAACCGATCGATTTGGAAATCCGATGGGTTTTGCCGCCGCGTGATTCCGAGCAAACCGGCGTGGAAAACATTGAATCCCCCGGCGAGTCGGTGCAAGGTCGCGTCCTAGATCAGCGGATCGAATTCGATGCTTCCGCACCGCCGTCGCAGTGGTGGGATAAGGCCGCTTCGGAATCGCCGACGAAGGTGAAGCTAGAAATGGTGGGGACGATTGCCGGCCGCGGCTACCAAGACTCGTTCACATTGACAGGGGATGCGTTGGCGGCGGTGCGACCGT